The genomic DNA GCGAAATATCAGCGGGATGATTGCCGTCGATTTTTTGAGGGGGTCCAGTAAAGGACAGACACGGGTGACACAACTGTTGAAGGAACGGGCAGCGCACGAGTCGAAACAGATCGAAGTATACGGTTTTACGAAAATGGGCTTATGTGAACTGACACGTCAGCGACACGGGAAGTCCCTGTTCGAACGGTCACAGGATCATGGTCAGTTGTCCCGGGTCGCGATCCACCGTCAACTCGAGCCACGGTTGATGGAACTCGCGACACACGCGGAAGCAGCGGTCGTTCGCGCTCCGCTCGCTCTGCTCAGTCCATTGCTTCTCGCCGAAAGTCCTCTTGAATTACTTCTGATAGAAGGTGAACCGGGCATTCTGTTTACCGGTACGAAAGCCGACTGTGACAATTTTGTCAAAAGACATTGAGAATCCGGCAGAACGTTATTGACAACAGTCAACTTCGTTTGGTATTCTGAATAACGTTAGTTCGTTTGGAAAGCACCCAAATGACTACAACCGCACAGACCGGGTTTTAAAGCATCCGCTGCCCGTGATGGCGAGTCTGAGTTCCTAAGAGGAGGTGCACGTAATGTACGCAATTATTAAAACTGGTGGTAAACAAGTTAAAGTCGAAGCTGGCCAAGAGATCTACGTTGAGAAATTAAACGCAGACGTCGACAGCACAGTAGAATTCGGCGAAGTCTTGATCCTTGGTGGTGACGATGTTAAAGTCGGCGCTCCACTCGTAGAAGGTGCGAAGGTCGTAGCAACGGTCATCAAACACGCTCGCGCGAAAAAGATCACAGTCTTCAAAATGAAAGCTAAAAAGAACTACCGTCGTAAGCAAGGTCACCGTCAACCTTACACGAAGGTCCGCATCGAGAAAATCGAAGCGTAAGCCATGATACGTGTCAAGATTCGACGAGATGAAGCGGAGTTGATCCGTTCCATCGAAGTGACAGGACATGCCGAGTTCGCTGAGCCTGGTTTGGATTTAGTCTGTGCCGGCACATCAAGTGTGATCTTCGGGGCATACAATGCCATCGAATCACTGCTCGGGCAGGTCCTGCTCCTTGAAATGGCAGAACAACAAGAAGGTGGCTACTTTTATGTAGAACCGTATGCTGACTTAGCACCGGATGTCAGTGAACGCACCCAATTGTTACTGGAAGCGATGTTGGTCCAGCTTGGAACCATCGCTGAAAGTTACGGTGAGTTTATCCAACTTGAACAAATATAGGAGGTGGATTCCACATGTTGAAACTTAATCTTCAGTTCTTCGCATCGAAAAAAGGGGTAGGTTCGACAAAGAACGGTCGTGACTCGCAATCGAAACGCCTTGGGGCGAAACGTGCAGACGGTCAAACTGTTTCTGCTGGTTCAATCCTCTACCGCCAACGCGGTACGAAGATTCACCCAGGTATGAACGTCGGACGTGGTGGCGATGATACACTTTTCGCAACTGCAACTGGTGTCGTTCGTTTCGAACGTCTCGGACGCGACAAAAAACAAGTCAGCGTTTACCCAGCATAAGTGATCGATGAAGCAGACTCTAGCCACTTTCAGGGGTTAGGGTCTGTTTTTTTTAGGAGGGAACGGACTGATGAAGGATGAGCAGGTACTGGATCTTTTGAAGTCACTTCGTCACGAATGGTTGAATCGATTATAACTTGTTCGTTCATATAGCGCGATGGGTGACGAGGCGGCTGTTGAATCGATTTGTTCAATGTATCGGGAACAAGCGTCACGAGAAGGACGACTTTCCCTGATCGGACTACCGAAAACGGCACTCGCACTGCAACGAGCAGATTGGACAGGCCTAACTGTCGAATATGATGTAATCGAAACACCAAAGCAGATCGAGGATTCACGCGTAGCGTCTATTCTTGAAGCTGCGCTTGACATGATAGAAGTGGGGAATGGAGAAGTATCCGTGACCTTCCATGAGGGCGTGACCATCGAGATCTATCGGGATCTACTAGATATGTCGCGCCTTAAAGATCTAGTGACGCCGATGGAGATCGAGTCACAGACAGAGTATGAGTGTGTGATTGAAATCGAAAGTCTTCCTGCAGAGGAAGAAAAGTAATAGGAGGGATCTGACATGTTTGTCGATCAGGTAAATATTTATGTAAAAGCAGGAGATGGAGGACGCGGGCAAGTGGCGTTCCGTCGCGAGAAATACGTTCCAGACGGCGGTCCAGCCGGAGGAGATGGTGGGCATGGTGCTCACGTCGTTCTCGAAGTGGATGAAGGACTCCGGACGTTGATGGACTTCCGTTACAAACGTCACTTTAAAGCAGTTCAAGGTGAAAACGGAATGTCGAAAGGGATGCACGGACGTAAAGCCGAGCACCTCGTCGTCAAAGTCCCACCCGGCACTGTCGTCTATGATGATGATACGGATGCCGTCATCGCTGACCTTGTCCATCACGGACAACAGGCAATCGTTGCTAAAGGTGGACGCGGCGGACGTGGGAACTCACGTTTCGCAACACCGGCAAACCCAGCTCCGGAACACGCAGAGAATGGTGAACCGGGTGAAGAGAAGTATTTGAAACTTGAATTGAAAATGCTCGCAGATGTCGGACTCGTCGGTTTCCCGAGTGTCGGGAAATCAACGATGCTGTCGATCGTCTCAGCAGCTCGCCCGAAAATCGGGGCATACCACTTCACGACGATTACACCGAACATCGGTGTCGTTGAAACGGAAGACAGCCGCAGCTTCGTCATGGCCGATTTACCGGGTCTGATTGAAGGGGCAAGCGAAGGTGTTGGTCTTGGTCACCAGTTCCTCCGTCACGTCGAGCGGACGAAAGTCATCGTTCATGTCATCGATATGAGTGGCATGGAAGGACGCGATCCGATTGAAGATTACAATATCATCAATAAAGAGCTTGCGGACTATAACCTTCGTTTGACAGAGCGACCACAAGTCGTTGTCGCAAACAAAATGGATATGCCAGATGCGGAAGCGAATCTCGAAGCGTTCAAAGAAGCGTTCCCGGGTCTTGAAGTGTTTGCCATCTCGGCAGCTACACGTCAAGGATTACGTGACCTCTTATTCCGCATTGCTGATCTTGTTGATGCGACGCCAGAATTCGGTCTCGAAGAACTTGAAGAAAAAACAGCGACACCACGTGTCGTTTACGGATATGAAGCACCGGAAGCCGGATTTACGGTTTCGAAAGATGAAGATGATTGCTTCGTCATCAAAGGACCACGGATCGAGAAGCTATTCACGATGACGAACTTCATGCGTGAAGAGTCAATCAAACGTTTTGCCCGGACGTTGCGTCAAATGGGTGTCGACGAAGAGCTTCGTAAGATGGGTGCGATTGACGGTGACGTCGTTCGAATCCGCGACTTCGAATTCGAATTCATCGAGTCTTCGTTCTAAGAAAAAACAAGTTCATTTGAGAAATGGAGTGTGAGAGCATCGTGGACCCACTTCCCGCGATTCAGTTCATCTGGTTTTTCGTCTTGCTTGTCATCTCGTCATTTTTCTCATCGTCCGAAACCGCCTTGTCGAGCGCGAACCGGTTACGGATTTTGCATCAGTCGGAAGAGGGAAGCCGTCGTGCGACCCAAGCACACCGTCTGTTGCAACGGTATGAGGAAACGCTGACAGCCATCTTAATCGGAAATACCCTGTCCAATTTAGGTGTAGCGATGATTGGGGGGTGGTTGGCGATGACGGTATCAACGGATTTATTGGTTCAAATCGGTATTGTCTTCCTGACGTTTCTGTTCATTCTGTTATTTGGGGAGCTTATTCCTAAATCCTATGCCCGGGAACATGCGGAAACCTATGTGTTTTGGATCAGTGGTCCGCTTCATGTCTGTCTGATACTCTTCAAGCCGGCGATCTTCTTGTTTCTGAAATTACGACAGGTTGCGTTGATGCTGATCGGGGCCGATCCGAAAGGACCGCTTGTCACCGAACAGGAATTACGGGCTCTTGTCGACATCAGTGAAGAAGAGGGTGTTATGGACGAGGCGGGAGCGGAAATCGTGCACCGGGCGGTTGACTTTAAGAATGTCACCGTCGAAGAGGCATTGACACCGCGAACGAACATTCAGGCAATTGACATCGATGCCGGTTTTGATGAAATTTTACGTGAAGTGCAAAAAGGCGGATTTTCGCGATTGCCGGTCTATAAAGATTCGATTGATCATATCATCGGTGTTTTATCAGAACGTGACTTTTTAAGGGAATTCGTCAAGCACGGACGTGTGGAGATTCGTGAATTGATTCGTCCGGTCTCATTTGTTGTTCCACAAACACATATCATCGATTTGTTGCCGGAATTAAAGGTTAAACAGTCGCATATGGCTGTTGTGCTGGATGAGTTTGGCGGGACAGCCGGTTTGATTACACTCGAGGATATTCTTGAGGAACTGGTCGGGGAGATTTGGGATGAACACGATGAATCGCTCGAATATACGAAACAAGTCAGTCCGAACCGGTATGAATGTTTGGCTGAGTACGACATTGAAGATTTTTGTCATCAATTTGACTTGGCAATGCCGGAAACGGAAGCCCAGTCACTCGGAGGATGGATCATGGAAGATGTCGGTCATATTCCGGAAGTGGGGACTCAGATGGTGTATGGACCGGTGACCTTAACCGTCCTGCATGTCGAAAACCGACGTGTTCAAACCGTCTCAGCTGTGTTCTCGCAAAATGAACGATCAGAAGGATCGGACGATACAACCGTCTGATTCCGATTACACAAAAAGGTCCATTCCGTTAAAACGGGATGGACCTTTTTGGCATGAAAGGATGTACTGAAAAGGAGTATTCAGGGCTAGACATCAAGTTCTGAAACAAGAATCCCTAACCGGTCGAGGGCATCGATTGCGGCATGTAATGCCTCTTCATTATCGGCTTCCAGCGTATGAATATGGACACCATCTGTCAAAGTAGATAAAGGTGTCGCCTGTGTTTCTTCCAGTTGTTCAATCAGGGCTCGAACATCGCGGCGGCTTTTCAGCATCAATTCCCCAGTCAAAAATCCATAGACGGGATGTTCGACGATGACATCACGGATAATGACACCTTCGTCGACGACTGCATCACACTCTGCCTTCAATTGATCACTGCCATGCCGACAGACGACTTTTCTGATATGGCGGGATCCGTCAAGCTCGGGGTGATTTAACAAATATCCCCGGGCCGTCGCGACGACAGGATGTCCTTTTGCTTTTAGCAACGATAAGTCTTGTACGATGACTTGGCGGCTGACACCTGCCTGTTTCGCTAACTTCGTACCTGTGACGGGTCGATCGCTTTGTTGAATCATCTCTAATAACTCTTGCCGGCGTTCTTCCCCGGACTGTCTTCTTCCCATGACCATTCCTACCTTTCTAGTTCATCTGATTCCTCCAACGAACAAAGGACATCGATACATCGCTCTACTTCCTCAGCTGTCGTCATCCGACCAAAACTGAGTCGAATCAATCCGTGAGCCGCTGCTTCATCAAAACCAATCGTACGTAAAGTCGAGTTGGGTCCGTTTTCACCTGCACGACAAGCACTTCCCGCCGAGACGGCAATTCCGGCACGATTCAGGGCGAGGAGGACGAATTGACCATCCCGTTGTTTCGTATGAATGGCACAAATCGAGTTAAGTTGCTGAGGTGATTCGATGATTTGATAACATGCAGCAGAGAGCCTTTTTTTTAGCATACCACGAAATCTTTTACTCGATGTCTGGATATGCTGATTTTCCTCAAGATAACGATGACATGCCATCAGGAAAGCCGCGATACCGGGAACATCAACGGTTCCCGGCCGAATCCCGAATTCATGGTGTGCCTCATAATAGGGACTGAACAGGGGACGGCGCAAATAGACGGCACCGAGTCCTTTCGGTCCATACACTTTATGGCTGCTGATTGTATATGCCTCGACGTCTTTCAAATCCACCGGATCTTTCAAAAATCCTTGGATTCCGTCGCAGTGAAACAGAATTCCTTTTTTTCGGCAAAAGGCAGCGATGGCGGCAACCGGAAAGATAAATCCTGTTTCTGAATTGACTTGCTGGATCGAGACGACGCCTATTTCTTCTGTGCACGCTTTTTCGAACAGGTTCCAATCAAATTCACCTGTCGTTTGTAAATCGATGGCCTGCCAGTTCGTCTTCCATCGCTTCAAGGGCAACAAGACAGAATCGTGTTCTGACTTTAGTGTCAAGACAGTTGTCTTATTGGTTTGACGGAGGAGATGGCTTAAAGCAATGTAATTGGCTTCGGATCCACTGCCTGTAAACACAATCGTTCCTTCCGTCACACCAAGCCATTCCATTAATTTATTCCGTGCCTGCTCTAACAATCGGAGAGCGGCATCTCCCGTGTCATGAAGCGAAGAACTGTTGCCGTAGACCTGTTCTGCTGTATATCGATACTGTTCAAGGGCGTCGGGGTGCATGGCTGTTGTTGCCGCATGATCTAAATAAATCATTCATTATCGTATCCTTTCGTCTTGTCACTCAGCTAAAAATATGCCAAACTTATTGTCAAGTCAATAGTAAATATTTAAGTATAGAGGTGTTTATCATATGTCTTTACATATTGTGGAGGAAGTTGATGTCTTAATCATCGGTACAGGATTAGCGGCCGCTTCGGTTGCGCTCCATCTCCCGAGTAATCTGAACGTCGTCCTTGTCTCAAAAGGGACAAGGACAGAAACGAATTCGATGCGGGCACAAGGCGGGATTGCGTCGGCATATCTGGAGGAGAACCATTTCAGTCATCAAGTTGACACGGAGCAGGCCGCGAAGGGGCGGACAGATGAAACGATGATTTCATTTATCACCGCGACCGGAAGGCAGGTCATTCAAGAACTCGAAGCGTTTGGTGTCATGTTTGATCGTGAAGTGACGGGAGCATATGCCTTGGGTCAAGAAGGGGCACACTCGAGACCACGTATTTTTCACAGTGGAGGAGACCGAACGGGCGAACGTATCATGACGCAACTGCTTCAGCAACTCGTTCATCCCGTCATCGAGGATACCGTCATTACAGAATTGTTGACGAACAGACAACAGGTCGTCGGCGCACGGGGATATCGGGGTCAAAAGCCGGTCGTCTTTTCAGCCCGGGCTGTCATCCTGGCGACAGGCGGAATCGGCGGATTGTTCACGGCCTCGACGAATGAACCAAACCTGACAGGTGACGGTCTGGCACTCGCTGCTCAAGTCGGAGCCCGTTTGTCGGATTTAGGTTACATCCAGCATCATCCGACAGTACTGTTGCACGACGGTGTCAGTCAGGGCTTGATCACAGAAGCATTACGGGGAGCGGGTGCTTTTTTGATGACAGCAGACGGTCGTCGTGTGATGGCGGATCATCCGCAAGGGGACTTGGCTGCCCGGGATGAAGTCGCAACGAGAATTACGACGGTACGTGAACGGGAACCCGTTTATCTTAATACGACTTTTGTCGAACAAATTCAAACACGCTTTCCGACGTTTGTTAAAAAATGTGAAACATTGAACATATCACCTGATGTCGTCGAAGTGACGACCGGTGTTCACTTTTTAATGGGCGGGATTAAAACGGATCGTCTCGGACGGACGACTGTTCCGGGACTGTATGCAGTTGGAGAGACGGCATCAACGGGATTGCATGGGAAAAATCGATTGGCCTCCAACTCACTCCTTGAATGTTTCGTGATGGGCAAAGAATTGGCATTACGGCTTCAGTTGCCAACACGTCAGCCGTTACCTGAAGTAGACATCACACAAGAGGGAGAGCAGCGGCCGCTCGATTCATCTTGGACAGAAGCGTTAAGCGTTAAGCTTGATGAAATCATACTGAAACAAACACTGGAAACCTTCAAAAATCAACCGGATGAACAAGGATCCGGACGGGACGCTGAACTGAGGCGCCTGCATCTGATGACGGCTAAGCTGTTACTTGAAGGAGCAATTCAACGACTAAAAGGAGAACAACCACATGAACAGATGGTACCTACGACGACAGCTTGAAGATTTTTTAGTGGAGGATATCGGTCATCAGGATGTGACGAGTGAAGTTTGTCTGACTGGCGCTGAACACGGAACCGGTCAATTCATGGCAAAAGAGTCCGGTATTTTTTGCGGCGAAGCTGTATTGGTCGAATTAGCGCGACTGCTCGAGGTCGAACACGAAACAATCGTCCGGGATGGACAACCAATTTCCCGCGGACAAGTGGTCGCAAAATGGTCCGGCCGCCTACAAGCGATTTTGACGGGAGAGCGCGTCGCTTTAAATCTCATTCAACGAACGTCAGGAATTGCGACATTGACGCACCAGGCCGTTAGTCTCGTCAGTGGGAAAGTCCGGATTGCTGATACCCGAAAAACAACACCGGGACTAAGGATGCTGGAAAAACATGCGGTTCGAGTCGGAGGCGGATTTAATCACCGCGGTCGACTCGATGATGCCGTCATGATTAAAGATAACCACATTACCGTCGCCGGTTCGATTACAGCGGCAGTCAATCGAGCGAAGGCGCAAGTCGGTCATACGACACCGATTGAGGTGGAAGTCGAGACCGGTGAAGAGGTAAAGGAAGCGGTCGCAGCCGGTGTCGACATCATCATGCTTGATAACCGGACACCGGAAGAAATCAAGCTGTTCCGGTCATGGATCCCTCAATCGATTACGGTTGAATTGTCGGGTGGCATCACGCTTGATACGTTACCGGCATATTGTGAATGCGGGGCAGATTATATCTCGCTTGGTGCATTGACCCATTCGGCACCAGCGTTAGACATCAGTATGAAAATTGCGGGAGGAAAAAAAGATGAGTCTTAATTTATTTACAGAGCAGGGGATTCCAAGAACATATTTAGAAAAAACAGATGCAGAATTAGTGTCAATCATCGAAGGTGTCAAACAGCGGATGGGGCCGCGGTTATTTTTACCGGCGCATCATTATCAAAAAGATGAGGTTGTTCAGTTTGCCGATGCAACAGGAGATTCGCTCCAACTCGCCCAATTGGCGAAACAGATGACCGATGCGGACTATACCGTTTTTTGTGGTGTCCACTTCATGGCGGAGACAGCAGATATGCTGACGGATCAAAATCATACGGTCGTCTTACCGGATATGCGGGCCGGCTGTTCAATGGCTGATATGGCGAACGGCTTTCAGACGGAACGGGCATATGACGTGTTGACGAACCGGCTGGGACGATCGATTCTCCCGTTGACGTATGTCAATTCAACGGCTGAAATCAAAGCGTTTGTCGGTCGTCACGGTGGAGCGACCGTCACGTCATCAAATGCTGTTCAAATGGTCGAGTGGGCACTTGCAGA from Exiguobacterium sibiricum 7-3 includes the following:
- a CDS encoding ribosomal-processing cysteine protease Prp, which codes for MIRVKIRRDEAELIRSIEVTGHAEFAEPGLDLVCAGTSSVIFGAYNAIESLLGQVLLLEMAEQQEGGYFYVEPYADLAPDVSERTQLLLEAMLVQLGTIAESYGEFIQLEQI
- a CDS encoding L-aspartate oxidase; this translates as MSLHIVEEVDVLIIGTGLAAASVALHLPSNLNVVLVSKGTRTETNSMRAQGGIASAYLEENHFSHQVDTEQAAKGRTDETMISFITATGRQVIQELEAFGVMFDREVTGAYALGQEGAHSRPRIFHSGGDRTGERIMTQLLQQLVHPVIEDTVITELLTNRQQVVGARGYRGQKPVVFSARAVILATGGIGGLFTASTNEPNLTGDGLALAAQVGARLSDLGYIQHHPTVLLHDGVSQGLITEALRGAGAFLMTADGRRVMADHPQGDLAARDEVATRITTVREREPVYLNTTFVEQIQTRFPTFVKKCETLNISPDVVEVTTGVHFLMGGIKTDRLGRTTVPGLYAVGETASTGLHGKNRLASNSLLECFVMGKELALRLQLPTRQPLPEVDITQEGEQRPLDSSWTEALSVKLDEIILKQTLETFKNQPDEQGSGRDAELRRLHLMTAKLLLEGAIQRLKGEQPHEQMVPTTTA
- the obgE gene encoding GTPase ObgE, whose protein sequence is MFVDQVNIYVKAGDGGRGQVAFRREKYVPDGGPAGGDGGHGAHVVLEVDEGLRTLMDFRYKRHFKAVQGENGMSKGMHGRKAEHLVVKVPPGTVVYDDDTDAVIADLVHHGQQAIVAKGGRGGRGNSRFATPANPAPEHAENGEPGEEKYLKLELKMLADVGLVGFPSVGKSTMLSIVSAARPKIGAYHFTTITPNIGVVETEDSRSFVMADLPGLIEGASEGVGLGHQFLRHVERTKVIVHVIDMSGMEGRDPIEDYNIINKELADYNLRLTERPQVVVANKMDMPDAEANLEAFKEAFPGLEVFAISAATRQGLRDLLFRIADLVDATPEFGLEELEEKTATPRVVYGYEAPEAGFTVSKDEDDCFVIKGPRIEKLFTMTNFMREESIKRFARTLRQMGVDEELRKMGAIDGDVVRIRDFEFEFIESSF
- the rplU gene encoding 50S ribosomal protein L21, with the protein product MYAIIKTGGKQVKVEAGQEIYVEKLNADVDSTVEFGEVLILGGDDVKVGAPLVEGAKVVATVIKHARAKKITVFKMKAKKNYRRKQGHRQPYTKVRIEKIEA
- the rpmA gene encoding 50S ribosomal protein L27, translated to MLKLNLQFFASKKGVGSTKNGRDSQSKRLGAKRADGQTVSAGSILYRQRGTKIHPGMNVGRGGDDTLFATATGVVRFERLGRDKKQVSVYPA
- a CDS encoding cysteine desulfurase family protein; this translates as MIYLDHAATTAMHPDALEQYRYTAEQVYGNSSSLHDTGDAALRLLEQARNKLMEWLGVTEGTIVFTGSGSEANYIALSHLLRQTNKTTVLTLKSEHDSVLLPLKRWKTNWQAIDLQTTGEFDWNLFEKACTEEIGVVSIQQVNSETGFIFPVAAIAAFCRKKGILFHCDGIQGFLKDPVDLKDVEAYTISSHKVYGPKGLGAVYLRRPLFSPYYEAHHEFGIRPGTVDVPGIAAFLMACHRYLEENQHIQTSSKRFRGMLKKRLSAACYQIIESPQQLNSICAIHTKQRDGQFVLLALNRAGIAVSAGSACRAGENGPNSTLRTIGFDEAAAHGLIRLSFGRMTTAEEVERCIDVLCSLEESDELER
- a CDS encoding transcription repressor NadR, with protein sequence MGRRQSGEERRQELLEMIQQSDRPVTGTKLAKQAGVSRQVIVQDLSLLKAKGHPVVATARGYLLNHPELDGSRHIRKVVCRHGSDQLKAECDAVVDEGVIIRDVIVEHPVYGFLTGELMLKSRRDVRALIEQLEETQATPLSTLTDGVHIHTLEADNEEALHAAIDALDRLGILVSELDV
- a CDS encoding hemolysin family protein; its protein translation is MDPLPAIQFIWFFVLLVISSFFSSSETALSSANRLRILHQSEEGSRRATQAHRLLQRYEETLTAILIGNTLSNLGVAMIGGWLAMTVSTDLLVQIGIVFLTFLFILLFGELIPKSYAREHAETYVFWISGPLHVCLILFKPAIFLFLKLRQVALMLIGADPKGPLVTEQELRALVDISEEEGVMDEAGAEIVHRAVDFKNVTVEEALTPRTNIQAIDIDAGFDEILREVQKGGFSRLPVYKDSIDHIIGVLSERDFLREFVKHGRVEIRELIRPVSFVVPQTHIIDLLPELKVKQSHMAVVLDEFGGTAGLITLEDILEELVGEIWDEHDESLEYTKQVSPNRYECLAEYDIEDFCHQFDLAMPETEAQSLGGWIMEDVGHIPEVGTQMVYGPVTLTVLHVENRRVQTVSAVFSQNERSEGSDDTTV
- the nadC gene encoding carboxylating nicotinate-nucleotide diphosphorylase, with amino-acid sequence MNRWYLRRQLEDFLVEDIGHQDVTSEVCLTGAEHGTGQFMAKESGIFCGEAVLVELARLLEVEHETIVRDGQPISRGQVVAKWSGRLQAILTGERVALNLIQRTSGIATLTHQAVSLVSGKVRIADTRKTTPGLRMLEKHAVRVGGGFNHRGRLDDAVMIKDNHITVAGSITAAVNRAKAQVGHTTPIEVEVETGEEVKEAVAAGVDIIMLDNRTPEEIKLFRSWIPQSITVELSGGITLDTLPAYCECGADYISLGALTHSAPALDISMKIAGGKKDES